From a region of the Streptomyces tirandamycinicus genome:
- a CDS encoding ferredoxin reductase family protein, with translation MIQSGRAARRLTMRAIRPRRNPATVLLVAAWAGAAAVLWLWWDSTAVVRMDTAEWLIGAGRITGLLGGYLIALVVLQMARVPALERRVGSDRATRWHAMSGRYAISLVVAHVVLIVWGYSVQARTGLVEQTVTVVVDFPEMIEATIGTALLLLVGFVSAGAVRRRMRYETWYYLHLLTYLAVYLTFWHQLATGSEFVASATARTIWYVLYGTVGALLLWYRILAPVRLNLRHRMRVESVVDEAPGVVSVLITGRRLHRIGAEAGQFFRWRFLADGLRWSSNPYSLSAPPRPDLLRITVKAAGGHSGALGRLEPGTRVWAEGPYGAMTAGRRSRNKVLLIAGGAGITPLRALFETLPAAPGDLSLLYRAGSTEDLALWTELQEIAEARRAKLLYAVNGPDGARPEISTERLKEVFPDIDEHDVYLCGPPGLAEESYHALRAAGVPSRRIHHESFEM, from the coding sequence ATGATTCAGAGCGGTCGGGCCGCCAGACGCCTGACCATGCGGGCGATCCGGCCGCGCCGCAATCCGGCGACGGTGCTGCTGGTCGCCGCCTGGGCCGGGGCCGCCGCCGTCCTGTGGCTGTGGTGGGACAGCACCGCGGTCGTCCGCATGGACACCGCGGAGTGGCTGATCGGCGCGGGCCGGATCACGGGACTGCTCGGCGGGTACCTGATCGCCCTCGTGGTGCTGCAGATGGCACGGGTCCCGGCGCTGGAACGGCGGGTGGGCTCCGACCGGGCGACGCGCTGGCACGCGATGAGCGGCCGGTACGCGATCAGCCTCGTCGTCGCCCATGTCGTCCTCATCGTCTGGGGGTACTCCGTCCAGGCCCGCACCGGCCTGGTCGAGCAGACCGTCACCGTCGTCGTCGACTTCCCGGAGATGATCGAGGCGACGATCGGTACGGCGCTGCTGCTGCTGGTCGGCTTCGTCTCGGCCGGCGCGGTGCGCCGCCGGATGCGCTACGAGACCTGGTACTACCTGCATCTGCTGACCTACCTCGCCGTGTACCTGACGTTCTGGCACCAGCTGGCCACCGGCTCGGAGTTCGTGGCGAGCGCCACCGCGCGCACGATCTGGTACGTGCTCTACGGCACGGTCGGCGCCCTGCTCCTCTGGTACCGGATCCTGGCGCCGGTGCGGCTCAACCTCCGGCACCGGATGCGTGTGGAGTCGGTCGTGGACGAGGCTCCGGGGGTGGTGTCCGTGCTGATCACGGGGCGCCGGCTGCACCGGATCGGCGCCGAGGCGGGCCAGTTCTTCCGCTGGCGGTTCCTCGCCGACGGCCTGCGCTGGAGCTCCAACCCGTACTCCCTCTCCGCGCCGCCCCGTCCCGACCTGCTGCGCATCACCGTCAAGGCGGCGGGCGGGCACAGCGGCGCGCTCGGCCGGCTGGAGCCGGGAACCCGGGTCTGGGCCGAGGGGCCCTACGGGGCGATGACCGCGGGCCGGCGCAGCCGCAACAAGGTGCTCCTGATCGCCGGAGGCGCCGGGATCACCCCGCTGCGGGCGCTGTTCGAGACGCTGCCCGCCGCCCCCGGGGACCTGTCCCTGCTCTACCGGGCCGGTTCGACGGAGGACCTGGCGCTGTGGACCGAGCTCCAGGAGATCGCCGAGGCCCGGCGGGCGAAGCTGCTCTACGCCGTGAACGGGCCGGACGGGGCGCGGCCGGAGATCAGCACCGAGCGGCTCAAGGAGGTGTTCCCCGACATCGACGAGCACGACGTGTACCTCTGCGGGCCGCCCGGTCTCGCCGAGGAGTCCTACCACGCACTTCGGGCGGCGGGCGTGCCGTCGCGCCGTATCCATCACGAGTCGTTCGAGATGTGA
- a CDS encoding FMN-binding protein, translating to MIAVAGTASAVALLLTLKQPGTTVAGAASQAGAPPANSAPAGSGAVPAGGATVLGDEADTQFGPVQVELTLSGGRITGARAVKVPSTDANSRKIAESSVPQLNQAAVDAQSADIDTVSGATYTSQGYIRSLQSALDKAGAAGAGEGTGQDSAPGAGSGADAPDGDVPGGGTGAGGESPEAGDGSGEGSGDGPDPGQGSGAGATESVLGDVAGTQYGDVQVRLTVSGGRITGAEAVKTPGSDANSRKIAAGAVPKLNQAAVDAQSADIDTVSGATYTSQGYIRSLQSALDKAGL from the coding sequence ATGATCGCGGTCGCCGGCACCGCGTCGGCCGTCGCGCTGCTGCTGACGCTGAAGCAGCCCGGCACCACGGTGGCGGGAGCGGCGTCCCAGGCCGGCGCCCCGCCGGCGAACTCGGCGCCCGCGGGCAGCGGCGCCGTACCCGCGGGCGGGGCGACCGTCCTCGGGGACGAGGCGGACACGCAGTTCGGGCCGGTACAGGTCGAACTCACCCTGAGCGGCGGCCGGATCACGGGGGCACGGGCCGTCAAGGTGCCCAGCACCGACGCCAACAGCCGGAAGATCGCCGAGAGTTCGGTGCCGCAGCTCAACCAGGCGGCCGTCGACGCGCAGAGCGCCGACATCGACACCGTCTCCGGCGCCACCTACACCAGCCAGGGCTACATCCGCTCCCTGCAGAGCGCCCTCGACAAGGCGGGGGCGGCGGGCGCCGGGGAAGGTACGGGACAGGACTCCGCGCCGGGCGCCGGCAGCGGTGCGGACGCCCCGGACGGGGATGTGCCGGGCGGCGGCACAGGGGCCGGCGGCGAGAGCCCCGAGGCGGGCGACGGCTCCGGCGAGGGCTCCGGCGACGGCCCGGATCCGGGCCAGGGCTCCGGGGCGGGGGCCACCGAGTCGGTGCTCGGAGACGTCGCCGGCACCCAGTACGGCGACGTGCAGGTGCGGCTCACCGTCAGCGGCGGCCGGATCACCGGCGCCGAGGCCGTGAAGACCCCCGGCTCCGACGCCAACAGCCGCAAGATCGCGGCCGGCGCGGTGCCGAAGCTCAACCAGGCGGCCGTCGACGCGCAGAGCGCCGACATCGACACCGTCTCCGGCGCCACCTACACCAGCCAGGGCTACATCCGCTCCCTGCAGAGCGCCCTCGACAAGGCGGGGCTGTGA
- a CDS encoding FAD:protein FMN transferase: MGTVFSFDVRMDGDADRERVRAGLAAAVAGLHHVDEVFSPYRPDSQVSRLAAGELALADCEPDVAEVFRHCAAEERLSEGWFTPRYAGGLDPTGLVKGWAVQRAVEMIASSGAAAVCVNGGGDVQLHGGPWRVGVSDPLHPGGLAAVVEAHDALAVATSGPAERGCHIVDPRSGEAPAGSLASLTVVSRGLTQADARATAGYAMGPEARAWLERLDGTEGFAVAADGTTWQTSGFARHLARRGDGADRAA; encoded by the coding sequence ATGGGCACGGTGTTCTCGTTCGACGTCCGGATGGACGGCGATGCCGACCGCGAGCGCGTGCGCGCCGGGCTCGCCGCGGCCGTGGCCGGGCTGCACCACGTGGACGAGGTGTTCTCGCCGTACCGCCCGGACAGCCAGGTCAGCAGGCTCGCCGCAGGTGAACTCGCCCTGGCCGACTGCGAACCCGACGTCGCCGAGGTCTTCCGGCACTGCGCGGCCGAGGAACGCCTGAGCGAGGGCTGGTTCACCCCGCGCTACGCCGGCGGACTCGATCCCACCGGCCTGGTGAAGGGGTGGGCGGTGCAGCGGGCGGTGGAGATGATCGCCTCTTCCGGGGCGGCGGCGGTCTGCGTCAACGGCGGGGGCGACGTCCAGCTGCACGGGGGTCCCTGGCGGGTCGGCGTCTCCGACCCGCTGCATCCCGGCGGGCTGGCGGCGGTCGTCGAGGCGCACGACGCGCTCGCCGTCGCCACCTCGGGCCCGGCCGAACGAGGCTGCCACATCGTCGACCCGCGCTCCGGCGAGGCCCCGGCCGGGAGCCTGGCGTCCCTCACCGTGGTCAGCCGGGGGCTGACCCAGGCGGACGCGAGGGCGACGGCCGGGTACGCCATGGGCCCGGAAGCACGCGCCTGGCTGGAGCGGCTGGACGGCACGGAGGGCTTCGCCGTCGCCGCGGACGGCACCACGTGGCAGACCAGCGGATTCGCCCGGCATCTGGCTCGGCGCGGCGACGGGGCGGACCGGGCGGCCTGA
- a CDS encoding arginine repressor, with product MTDAQGTENWGAAQTESGGGPSVPQTRTARHRRIVDILNRQPVRSQSQLAKLLADDGLSVTQATLSRDLDELGAVKIRNTGGELIYAVPSEGGFRTPQAPLGESAKEERMRRLSGELLISAEASANLVVLRTPPGAAQFLASAIDQAELHAILGTIAGDDTLLLISRDPAGGQALADHLLRLAQKAR from the coding sequence ATGACCGACGCGCAGGGCACCGAGAACTGGGGAGCCGCCCAGACGGAGTCCGGTGGAGGGCCGTCCGTGCCGCAGACGCGCACGGCCCGCCACCGCCGGATCGTGGACATCCTCAACCGGCAGCCGGTGCGCTCCCAGAGCCAGCTGGCGAAGCTGCTCGCCGACGACGGACTGAGCGTCACCCAGGCCACCCTCAGCCGCGACCTCGACGAGCTCGGGGCGGTGAAGATCCGGAACACCGGCGGAGAACTCATCTACGCGGTGCCCAGCGAGGGCGGGTTCCGCACCCCGCAGGCCCCGCTGGGGGAGTCCGCCAAGGAGGAGCGGATGCGCCGCCTCTCCGGCGAGCTGCTGATCTCCGCCGAGGCCTCGGCCAACCTGGTGGTCCTGCGCACGCCCCCGGGCGCGGCCCAGTTCCTCGCGTCGGCGATCGACCAGGCCGAACTGCACGCGATCCTGGGCACGATCGCCGGCGACGACACCCTGCTGCTCATCTCCCGCGACCCGGCGGGCGGGCAGGCCCTCGCGGACCATCTGCTGCGTCTGGCGCAGAAGGCCCGCTGA
- a CDS encoding acetylornithine transaminase gives MSDTTANGRLSQRWQGSMMDNYGTPGLALVRGEGAWVWDAAGTEYLDFVGGIAVNALGHAHPAVVEAVTRQIGTLGHVSNLYVAEPPVALAERLLRLSGRPGRVFFCNSGAEANEAAFKIGRLTGRPHMVATRGGFHGRTMGALALTGQPAKQQPFLPLPGEVTHVPYGDAEALRAAVTEDTALVIVEPVQGENGVVVPPPGYLQAAREITRATGTLLVLDEVQTGIGRTGHWFAYQAHEGVDPDVVTLAKGLGGGLPLGAAVAFGPAAELLRPGQHGTTFGGNPVACAAGLAVLGTLDGMLDEVKRTGEKLRDGIESLGHPLVSHVRGAGLLLGIVLTEPLAAQVQQAAQGAGLLVNAPAPDVVRIMPPLIIGDAEVDVFLRALPGILDGTHGDGRSGE, from the coding sequence ATGAGCGACACCACGGCCAACGGGCGGCTCTCACAGCGCTGGCAGGGCTCGATGATGGACAACTACGGGACACCGGGCCTCGCGCTGGTGCGCGGGGAGGGCGCCTGGGTCTGGGACGCGGCCGGCACCGAGTACCTGGACTTCGTCGGCGGCATCGCCGTCAACGCACTCGGCCACGCCCACCCGGCCGTCGTCGAGGCCGTCACCCGGCAGATCGGCACGCTGGGCCATGTGTCGAACCTGTACGTCGCGGAACCGCCCGTCGCGCTCGCGGAGCGGCTGCTCCGGCTGTCGGGCCGCCCCGGCCGCGTCTTCTTCTGCAACTCCGGAGCCGAGGCCAACGAAGCCGCCTTCAAGATCGGCCGGCTGACGGGCCGTCCGCACATGGTCGCCACCCGGGGCGGCTTCCACGGCCGGACCATGGGCGCGCTCGCGCTCACCGGGCAGCCGGCCAAGCAGCAGCCCTTCCTGCCGCTGCCGGGAGAGGTCACGCATGTGCCGTACGGGGACGCCGAAGCGCTCCGGGCCGCCGTCACCGAGGACACCGCCCTGGTGATCGTGGAGCCGGTGCAGGGCGAGAACGGCGTGGTCGTCCCGCCGCCCGGCTACCTCCAGGCCGCACGGGAGATCACCCGCGCCACCGGGACGCTGCTGGTGCTCGACGAGGTGCAGACCGGCATCGGCCGGACCGGCCACTGGTTCGCATACCAGGCGCACGAGGGCGTGGACCCCGATGTCGTCACCCTCGCCAAGGGCCTCGGCGGCGGTCTGCCGCTCGGCGCGGCCGTCGCCTTCGGCCCGGCCGCCGAACTGCTGCGGCCCGGGCAGCACGGCACCACGTTCGGCGGCAACCCGGTCGCCTGCGCCGCCGGGCTGGCCGTCCTGGGAACCCTCGACGGCATGCTCGACGAGGTCAAGCGGACCGGGGAGAAGCTGAGGGACGGGATCGAGTCCCTGGGACATCCGCTGGTCTCCCACGTCCGCGGGGCGGGCCTGCTGCTGGGTATCGTGCTCACCGAGCCCCTCGCCGCCCAGGTGCAGCAGGCGGCTCAGGGTGCCGGGCTCCTGGTCAACGCGCCCGCCCCCGACGTCGTACGGATCATGCCGCCGCTGATCATCGGCGACGCGGAGGTGGACGTCTTCCTCCGGGCGCTGCCCGGCATCCTCGACGGGACACACGGGGACGGACGATCCGGAGAATGA
- the argB gene encoding acetylglutamate kinase codes for MSTRKHTALPKAQILIEALPWLTRHHGRTVVIKFGGNAMVDEELKAAFAQDVVFLRHAGLKPVVVHGGGPQISAQLDRHGLVSEFKAGLRVTTPEAMDVVRMVLAGQVQRELVGLLNQHGPLAVGLTGEDAHTITATRHRPTIDGELVDIGRVGEITAIDTGAIRALLDDGRIPVVSSIARSADDGHVYNVNADTAAAALAAALGAETLMVLTDVEGLYEDWPDSDEVISRLTATELEKLLPELSSGMVPKMQGCLHAVRNGVNTARVIDGRVQHSILLEIFTDEGIGTMVVPDGTAGGPA; via the coding sequence ATGAGCACCCGCAAGCACACCGCACTGCCCAAGGCGCAGATCCTGATCGAGGCGCTGCCGTGGCTGACCCGCCACCACGGCCGGACCGTCGTCATCAAGTTCGGCGGCAACGCCATGGTCGACGAGGAGCTGAAGGCCGCGTTCGCCCAGGACGTGGTGTTCCTGCGGCACGCCGGCCTGAAGCCGGTCGTGGTGCACGGCGGCGGGCCGCAGATCAGCGCCCAGCTGGACAGGCACGGCCTGGTCAGCGAGTTCAAGGCCGGACTGCGCGTGACCACGCCCGAGGCCATGGACGTCGTCCGCATGGTCCTCGCCGGGCAGGTCCAGCGCGAACTGGTGGGGCTGCTGAACCAGCACGGCCCGCTCGCCGTCGGCCTCACCGGCGAGGACGCCCACACCATCACCGCCACCCGGCACCGGCCCACCATCGACGGCGAACTCGTCGACATCGGCCGGGTCGGTGAGATCACCGCGATCGACACCGGAGCGATCAGGGCCCTCCTGGACGACGGCCGCATCCCCGTCGTCTCCTCCATCGCCCGCTCCGCCGACGACGGCCACGTCTACAACGTCAACGCGGACACCGCCGCGGCCGCGCTGGCCGCGGCACTCGGCGCGGAGACCCTGATGGTCCTCACCGACGTCGAGGGCCTCTACGAGGACTGGCCCGACAGCGACGAGGTGATCAGCCGCCTCACCGCCACCGAACTGGAGAAGCTGCTGCCCGAGCTGTCCAGCGGCATGGTCCCCAAGATGCAGGGCTGCCTGCACGCCGTGCGCAACGGCGTGAACACCGCACGCGTCATCGACGGCCGGGTGCAGCACTCCATCCTGCTGGAGATCTTCACCGACGAGGGCATCGGCACGATGGTCGTGCCCGACGGGACCGCAGGGGGACCGGCATGA
- the argJ gene encoding bifunctional glutamate N-acetyltransferase/amino-acid acetyltransferase ArgJ produces MSVTAAQGFTAAGIAAGIKENGNPDLALVVNNGPRRAAAGVFTSNRVKAAPVLWSEQVLKGGEVSAVVLNSGGANACTGPRGFQDTHATAEKAAAVLEGHSAGEIAVASTGLIGVPLPMDKLLPGIEKAAAELSAYGGEKAAIAIKTTDTVHKTAVATREGWTVGGMAKGAGMLAPGLATMLVVLTTDADVDGPGLDKALRDATRVTFDRVDSDGCMSTNDTVLLLASGASGITPAHDEFADAVRSVCDDLARMLIGDAEGASKDIRIEVVNAASEDDAVEVGRSIARNNLLKCAVHGEDPNWGRVLSAIGTTRAAFEPDRLNVAINGVWVCRNGSVGEDRELVDMRYREVRITADLAAGSESAVIWANDLTADYVHENSAYSS; encoded by the coding sequence TTGAGCGTCACCGCTGCACAGGGATTCACGGCGGCCGGTATCGCCGCCGGGATCAAGGAGAACGGCAACCCGGACCTGGCCCTCGTGGTCAACAACGGGCCGCGCCGTGCCGCCGCCGGCGTCTTCACCTCCAACCGCGTCAAGGCCGCCCCCGTCCTCTGGTCCGAGCAGGTACTCAAGGGCGGCGAGGTCTCCGCGGTCGTCCTCAACTCCGGCGGCGCCAACGCCTGCACCGGCCCCAGGGGCTTCCAGGACACCCACGCCACCGCCGAGAAGGCCGCCGCGGTCCTGGAGGGCCACAGCGCCGGCGAGATCGCCGTGGCCTCCACCGGTCTCATCGGCGTCCCGCTGCCGATGGACAAGCTGCTGCCCGGCATCGAGAAGGCCGCCGCCGAGCTCAGCGCGTACGGCGGCGAGAAGGCCGCCATCGCCATCAAGACCACCGACACCGTGCACAAGACCGCCGTCGCGACCCGGGAAGGCTGGACCGTCGGCGGCATGGCCAAGGGTGCGGGCATGCTCGCCCCCGGCCTCGCCACCATGCTCGTCGTCCTCACCACCGACGCCGACGTGGACGGCCCCGGCCTCGACAAGGCCCTGCGCGACGCCACCCGCGTCACTTTCGACCGGGTCGACTCCGACGGCTGCATGTCCACCAACGACACCGTGCTGCTCCTCGCCTCCGGCGCGTCGGGGATCACCCCGGCGCACGACGAGTTCGCCGACGCCGTACGCAGCGTCTGCGACGATCTCGCCCGCATGCTCATCGGCGACGCCGAGGGCGCCAGCAAGGACATCCGCATCGAGGTGGTCAACGCCGCGAGCGAGGACGACGCCGTCGAGGTGGGCCGGTCCATCGCCCGGAACAACCTCCTCAAGTGCGCCGTCCACGGCGAGGACCCGAACTGGGGCCGCGTCCTGTCCGCCATCGGCACCACCCGGGCCGCCTTCGAGCCGGACCGGCTCAACGTCGCCATCAACGGCGTCTGGGTGTGCCGCAACGGCTCCGTCGGCGAGGACCGGGAGCTGGTCGACATGCGCTACCGGGAGGTCCGGATCACCGCCGACCTCGCCGCCGGGTCCGAGTCGGCCGTCATCTGGGCCAACGACCTCACCGCCGACTACGTCCACGAGAACAGCGCCTACTCCTCCTGA
- the argC gene encoding N-acetyl-gamma-glutamyl-phosphate reductase → MALRAAVAGASGYAGGELLRLLLSHPGVEIGTLTANSNAGRRLGELQPQLQPLADRVLAATTADVLAGHDVVFLALPHGQSAAVAEQLGDEVLVVDMGADFRLRSAADWERFYGSAHAGTWPYGLPELPGARDALEGSRRIAVPGCYPTAVSLALFPAYAGGLAEPEAVITAASGTSGAGRTLKSHLLGSEVMGSMSPYGVGGGHRHTPEMVQNLSAVAGEPVTVSFTPTLAPMPRGILATCSAKARPGTTAEALRTAYDKAYAHEPFVRLLPEGQWPATASVQGSNAVQVQVALDAAAGRVIAISAIDNLTKGTAGGAVQSMNIALGLDQTTGLSTIGVAP, encoded by the coding sequence ATGGCACTACGCGCAGCAGTCGCGGGAGCGAGCGGCTACGCGGGCGGGGAACTGCTCCGCCTGCTCCTCTCGCACCCCGGGGTCGAGATCGGGACCCTGACGGCCAACTCGAACGCCGGACGCCGGCTCGGGGAGCTGCAGCCCCAGCTGCAGCCGCTCGCCGACCGGGTGCTCGCGGCCACCACCGCCGATGTGCTCGCCGGGCACGACGTGGTGTTCCTCGCCCTGCCGCACGGCCAGTCCGCCGCGGTCGCCGAGCAGCTCGGCGACGAGGTGCTGGTCGTCGACATGGGCGCCGACTTCCGGCTGCGCAGCGCCGCCGACTGGGAGAGGTTCTACGGCTCCGCGCACGCCGGGACCTGGCCCTACGGCCTCCCCGAACTGCCGGGTGCCCGCGACGCGCTGGAGGGGTCCAGGCGCATCGCGGTGCCCGGCTGCTACCCCACCGCCGTCTCACTCGCGCTGTTCCCCGCGTACGCGGGCGGACTCGCCGAGCCCGAGGCCGTGATCACCGCCGCCAGCGGCACCTCCGGCGCCGGCCGGACGCTCAAGTCCCATCTGCTCGGCTCCGAGGTCATGGGCTCCATGAGCCCGTACGGCGTCGGCGGCGGCCACCGGCACACCCCGGAGATGGTCCAGAACCTCAGCGCGGTGGCGGGCGAGCCCGTCACCGTGTCCTTCACCCCCACCCTCGCTCCCATGCCCCGCGGCATCCTCGCCACCTGCAGTGCCAAGGCCCGGCCGGGCACCACCGCGGAGGCCCTGCGGACCGCCTACGACAAGGCCTATGCGCACGAGCCGTTCGTCCGGCTGCTCCCCGAGGGGCAGTGGCCGGCGACGGCGTCCGTCCAGGGCTCCAACGCCGTCCAGGTCCAGGTCGCGCTCGACGCGGCCGCCGGCCGCGTCATCGCGATCAGCGCCATCGACAACCTCACCAAGGGCACGGCCGGCGGCGCGGTCCAGAGTATGAACATTGCCCTCGGTCTGGACCAGACCACGGGCCTTTCCACGATCGGAGTGGCACCTTGA
- a CDS encoding histidine phosphatase family protein — protein sequence MSVRVTFVTAARCASRLAERFDDDRTLDAAGWHEVRLAAPALVPLGAAELRYCSPTARSRATAGALGYATLAQPALSDCDMGRWRGRTLAEVAAVEPDAVDEWLAEPRSAPHGGEPLLGFITRIGGWLDTRPADDGSSVLAVAEPDVVRAAIVYALKAPPATYWGVDVRPLSTVVLTGRSGRWNLRLDRGW from the coding sequence ATGAGTGTTCGGGTCACCTTCGTCACCGCCGCGCGCTGCGCGTCCCGGCTGGCCGAGCGCTTCGACGACGACCGGACCCTGGACGCGGCCGGCTGGCACGAGGTGCGGCTCGCCGCGCCCGCGCTGGTTCCGCTGGGCGCCGCGGAGCTGCGGTACTGCTCGCCGACCGCCCGCAGCCGGGCCACCGCCGGTGCCCTCGGCTACGCCACGCTGGCGCAGCCCGCGCTGAGCGACTGCGACATGGGCCGGTGGCGCGGCCGTACGCTCGCCGAGGTGGCGGCGGTGGAGCCGGACGCGGTGGACGAGTGGCTCGCCGAACCGCGCTCGGCGCCGCACGGCGGCGAGCCGTTGCTGGGCTTCATCACCCGGATAGGGGGCTGGCTCGACACCCGGCCCGCCGACGACGGGAGCTCCGTACTGGCCGTCGCCGAGCCGGACGTGGTGCGCGCGGCGATCGTGTACGCGCTGAAGGCGCCGCCCGCGACGTACTGGGGCGTGGACGTGCGGCCGCTGTCCACGGTGGTGCTGACCGGCAGGTCGGGCCGCTGGAACCTGCGACTGGACCGGGGCTGGTGA
- a CDS encoding GNAT family N-acetyltransferase, whose product MSDPTVTPAGYEISCDPARLDPARIHHWLSTDAYWALGRSREQQDRAIAGSLNFGAYERASGRLVAYARVVTDHATFAWLCDVYVDRAVRGRGLGTTLAAAVRDRLAPLGLRRILLATDDAHGVYEKAGFAPITDPEKWMAADLTRPRSPG is encoded by the coding sequence ATGAGCGACCCGACCGTCACCCCCGCCGGCTACGAGATCTCCTGCGACCCGGCCCGCCTGGACCCCGCCCGGATCCACCACTGGCTCTCCACCGACGCCTACTGGGCCCTCGGCCGCAGCCGGGAGCAGCAGGACCGGGCCATCGCCGGCTCACTCAACTTCGGGGCCTACGAGCGGGCTTCGGGCCGGCTCGTCGCCTACGCGCGCGTGGTGACGGACCACGCCACCTTCGCGTGGCTGTGCGACGTCTACGTCGACCGGGCCGTACGCGGAAGGGGACTCGGCACCACCCTGGCGGCGGCGGTACGCGACCGTCTCGCGCCGCTGGGACTGCGGCGGATCCTCCTCGCCACGGACGACGCGCACGGGGTGTACGAGAAGGCCGGCTTCGCCCCGATCACCGACCCGGAGAAGTGGATGGCCGCCGACCTGACCCGGCCCCGAAGCCCCGGGTGA
- a CDS encoding PLP-dependent aminotransferase family protein, which yields MASAGGTARSSVPRRAVSAAAIGPAGVALFLALMQERSSVAELAGILREELNRYSPGEKLPSSRTLVERHRVSPVTVSRALARLAAEGLVVTRPGAGVFRAQPTTDSVACADTSWQEVALSADAAPEAVPRAVDASGVLVTLAAPPPGVIEFNGGYLHPSLQPEQAMAAALARAGRRPGAWGRPPADGLPELRDWFARGIGPGFTAAEVLVTAGGQSALTTALRALAPPGAPVLVESPTYPGMLAIARASGLRPVPVPVDPAHGVRPDLLAAAFRATGARVLVAQPLFQNPTGAVLAPERRVQVLRIARAAGAFVIEDDFARRLVHADAGPLPATLAADDPDGVVVHVCSLTKATSPSLRVGALAARGPVLERLRAIHVVDNFFVARPLQEAALELVGAPAWSRHLRAVAAELASRRGAMTAAVRLRLPELALPHIPAGGHHLWLRLPDGTDETALVSAALRAGVAVAPGRPYFSAEPPAGHLRLSFAAVAGQAEITEGVRRLRTSCDEILGAARADRDRARPELR from the coding sequence GTGGCGTCCGCCGGAGGGACGGCCCGCTCCTCGGTGCCGCGGAGGGCGGTATCGGCGGCTGCTATCGGCCCGGCGGGGGTAGCGCTATTCTTGGCTCTCATGCAAGAGCGTAGCAGTGTCGCCGAACTGGCCGGTATCCTGCGGGAGGAGCTGAACCGCTACTCTCCGGGTGAGAAGTTGCCGTCGAGTCGGACGCTGGTCGAACGGCACCGGGTCTCGCCCGTCACGGTCTCCCGCGCCCTGGCCCGGCTCGCCGCGGAGGGGCTCGTCGTCACCCGCCCCGGCGCCGGGGTCTTCCGCGCGCAGCCGACGACGGACTCCGTCGCCTGCGCCGACACCTCCTGGCAGGAGGTCGCGCTCAGTGCCGACGCCGCCCCGGAGGCCGTGCCGCGGGCCGTGGACGCCTCCGGGGTCCTCGTCACGCTCGCCGCGCCCCCGCCGGGCGTGATCGAGTTCAACGGCGGCTATCTGCACCCGTCACTCCAGCCCGAGCAGGCGATGGCGGCCGCGCTCGCCCGTGCCGGCCGGCGTCCCGGCGCCTGGGGCCGCCCACCGGCCGACGGGCTGCCGGAACTCCGCGACTGGTTCGCCCGCGGCATCGGCCCGGGCTTCACCGCCGCCGAGGTGCTGGTGACCGCGGGCGGCCAGTCCGCGCTCACCACCGCCCTGCGCGCTCTCGCCCCGCCGGGCGCCCCGGTGCTCGTGGAGTCCCCCACCTACCCGGGCATGCTCGCCATCGCCCGGGCCTCGGGGCTGCGGCCCGTACCGGTGCCCGTGGACCCCGCCCACGGCGTCCGCCCCGACCTGCTCGCCGCGGCCTTCCGCGCGACCGGCGCCCGGGTCCTCGTCGCCCAGCCGCTCTTCCAGAACCCCACGGGGGCCGTGCTCGCCCCCGAGCGCCGCGTCCAGGTGCTGCGGATCGCCCGCGCCGCCGGGGCGTTCGTCATCGAGGACGACTTCGCCCGCCGCCTCGTCCACGCCGACGCGGGTCCGCTGCCGGCCACGCTCGCCGCCGACGACCCCGACGGCGTCGTCGTCCACGTGTGCTCCCTCACCAAGGCCACCTCGCCGAGTCTCCGGGTGGGCGCCCTGGCCGCCCGCGGACCCGTGCTGGAGCGCCTGCGCGCCATCCACGTGGTCGACAACTTCTTCGTCGCCAGGCCCCTGCAGGAGGCCGCGCTCGAACTCGTCGGCGCCCCCGCCTGGAGCCGCCACCTCAGGGCCGTCGCCGCCGAGTTGGCGTCCCGCCGCGGCGCCATGACCGCCGCCGTGCGCCTCCGGCTGCCCGAACTCGCCCTGCCGCACATCCCGGCCGGCGGTCACCACCTCTGGCTCCGCCTGCCCGACGGCACCGACGAGACGGCCCTGGTCTCCGCGGCCCTCCGCGCCGGCGTCGCCGTCGCCCCCGGCCGCCCGTACTTCAGCGCCGAACCGCCGGCCGGGCACCTCCGGCTGAGTTTCGCCGCGGTCGCCGGGCAGGCCGAGATCACCGAAGGGGTGCGCCGGCTGCGCACCTCCTGCGACGAGATCCTGGGCGCGGCGCGCGCTGACCGGGACCGGGCGCGCCCGGAACTCCGATGA